Below is a window of Oncorhynchus clarkii lewisi isolate Uvic-CL-2024 chromosome 19, UVic_Ocla_1.0, whole genome shotgun sequence DNA.
caacaaagtcctgagtaaagggtctgaatacttatgtaaatgtgatatttcagtttcttatttttatacatttgcaaaaatttcaaaaacctgtttttgctttgtcatcatattgtgtgtagattgattgggggggggggggggggtctattaaatcaattttagcataaggctgtaaagtaacaaaatgtggaaaaagtcaaggggtctgaatactttccggaagcactgtactgtagtgtatataacATAGGAAAAATATTTTTCACATTAACTCTGTTTTCATGCTGTTATAGGGCAGGGACAGGGTACAAGACATACTCTGTCTAAagatagggttgcaaaattcctggaactttcaataaattccctggtctTCTCAGAATCAGGGGGGAATTAACAGGAAATCCAGaaccctccaaccaggatttctggaaaaccagggaatttattgaaagttctcAGAATTTTGCAACACTAGTAAAGCACGACAAAAAGAGCAAGACAGAATCTGTAGCAGCGGGTACTTTATTAATGTGCTGTATGCTAACTTTCAAGTTAAACAAACAAAGAACTTGACAGTAAAAAAGCTGTGAATTAagctctatgcacacacacacacacacaccctgtgtgAGTCCATGAAGCACATGGTTGGGTGATGCACACGGATGTCGAAAGGAGCAGTAATGTCAGACAAAATCACTTCTCAATTTTCAAGAGGCCTTAGACAAGGCTTGGTGATAACATAAATATCAAGCGAACCTTGAATAAATACATTTACCAAACAAACTGCAACCATTATGTATAAGCAAACAGTCACGGAACAGGGAAGTATGTTCTGCACTAGTCACATGGTTGAAGTCAATTCCACTACTTCTCATAAAAAATATCCCTATGTTCAACTCtttccatttctccctctcccaGGATACATTTGATCCGTTCAACTACAATGCATTGAGGAAATTCTCCTTTCTCCCAACAAATAACTTCAGTTCTGTTAGCTCTCAATTCCAGCTATTCTTTTCTTTTTCACCTTCACAGCTCCAAAAGTCATTTCAATTACAAATGAAATGACCTCAACCTGTTACTGTGACTTGTCACCTGGTTATGGCAATGCACATTTAACGCCAGTGTTATAATGCTTGAGGAAAGCCAGTCCTACTGAAAGTAAAATTGCTTTGGCAGGTCTGAAGATAGCTAAAGATGTTAACTGCCACCGTTCCCTCTCCAACATGTGCTGTACACTGAATTGCCTAAATAAGTGCTCTAAAAAGAACAAAGTATATGCTTCATTAACACACTATTTATTATATGCTAAGGCTCTTTGTCAAATGATGTTGTCAGACTATTAAAGTATAATAAAACAACAAAGGGGTACAAATAAATTGCCTTTCCCTACTTAAAATAAAACAATCCAGCCGCTAATGCATGTCAacaagggtttattctccagCCAATTATATTTGACAATCAGTAGTCCAAATgagagaataaataaataaaatcaatcatGACAGTTAGTTAATACCACAACATTTCAAAATTATAAGTCAAAGggttccccaaaaacattttaataaatatgAAACAATTTGAACTATATTTTATCTTTTTAGCATTTGAAAACCATAACTATTGAATTTTATATTACAAAGTAATCATTCCCACACTAAAATAATGCACTTGAGTTTACTTTTACTCCATGTAACTGGTTTCACCAAACCAAGCTGTAAACTACCATATGAATGAATGAGCTATCATATCTCAGTAGTTAAGTGCAATGGTCAGAGCTTTCTAATTAGAAaagttacatacagtaccagtcaaaggatttagaacacctactcattcaagggtttttctttatttggactattttctacattgcagaataatagtgattacatcaaaactatgaaataacacatatggaatcatgtagtaaccaaaagtgtttaacaaatcaaaatctattttagattttagattcttgaaagtagccacccttttcctttatgacagcattgcatactcttggcattctctcaaccagcttcataaggaatgattttccaaccgtgttgaaggagttcccacatatgctgagcacttgttggctgcttttccttcactctgcggtccaactcatcccaaaccatctcaactgggttgaggtcgggtgagtGTGGAGgtgaggtcatctgatgcagcactccatcagtctccttcttggtcaaatagcccttgcacagcctaGAGATGTGTTTTGGCCATtttgctgttgaaaaacaaatgatcgtcccactaagcgcaaaccagatgggatggcatattactgcagaatgctgtggaagccatgctggttgtgtgccttgaattctaaataaaatcacagacagtgtcaccagcaaagtacacccacaccatcacaccacctcctccatgcttcacagtgggaaccacacatgcagagatcatccattcacctactctgtctcaGAGAAACACACTGGTTGGAACACAAATCTCAAATTAGGACacatcagaccaaatgacagatttccaccggtctaatgtccattgctcaagtTCTTGGCCCACGGAAGtcacttcttcttattggtgtcctttagtagtggtttctttgcagaaatttgaccatgaatgcctgattcacgtagtctcttctgaacagttgatgttgagatgtgtctgttacatttatttgggctgcaatctgaggtgcagttaatagctgatttctgaggatggtaactctaatgaacttatcccctgcagcagaggtaactctgggtcttaatttcctgtggtggtcctcatgagagccagtttcatcataccgcttgatggtttttgcggctgcattttaagaaactttcaaagttcttgatatttttcagattgactgaccttcatgtcttaaagtaatgatggactgttatttctctttgcttatttgagctgttcttgacataatatggacttggtcttttaccaaatagggctatcgtctgtataccacccctaccttgtcacaacctaactgaatggctcaaacacattaagaaggaaagaaattccacaaattaacttttaacaaggcacacctgttaattgaaatgcattccaggtgcaacctgatgaatctggttgagagaatgccaagagtgtgcaaagctgtcatcaaggcaaggtgtggctactttgaataatctcaaatataaaatatatttagatttatttaacacgtttttggttacgacatgactccatatgtgttatttcatagttttgatgtcttcattatttttgtacaatgtagaaaatagtaaaaaaatgaaaaaccatggaatgagtaggtgtgtccaaacttttgactagtactgtaaatAAAGTCAGTGTACAACTATTAGCATATAATGCTAATTATATTTTGTCATTCAACTGCTAAGGCTGGCAAAGGTTAATGGCAGGGCCTGTTCAGGTTATGTAGGTTAGTCATCCATAGGAACTGAACTAATACAAGCATTGGGACTGGTACCTTGAAATAATACTTCAAATGTAAACAAAAACAGCCATTTAAATAACACACTTAAAGATGGAATCCGCAATAAGGAGAAACAGCGCTGCTGgccgccccaccaccaccattgtTACTGTTGCTGAGCTGAGGAGCACCGTGCAGcatggtaaaaaaaaattgcaataCATATTGTGCTCTTCTATCACGCGTGTAATGATGTCAGAGGGGAAAAAACTGTATtcgttgtttgcagtaacttctttgttaTTGTAATATCGCAAACGGACGCAgctgtttcaccattaaggattccaaCTTTAAGTAATGTATGACATGTCAGTACTCATACCTCATAAAGAATAAAGTGCTTGTAAGCAAAGTATTTTCAAGCAGACAAAAGGCTCAAAATGACTTCACTTGAACATGTGTTGTTTCCTTTTCCCACCTTGAGCAGCTAGCATCCTTTCAAAAGAAACAACATTGCGCATGTTAGTCTTAACCTGACCAACTAGACACAGGACATCTACAAAGAGTTATTGGAAGCAAGTGCTGTATTAAACTAAAAGGCTCATGGTAAACGCTTGAATTAATTAAGCATGTTGTTGTTCAGTTCTAGAAAATGTTATAGCAACATCAAAAGTCCTTCAAACAATCTTCCCATTTTCTCTTGCctatgaaacaaaacaataaaaaggGGTTAAACAATGTGGTTTTTAAAAATAGGTGTAAAAGTACATTATTGTTTTTACTCAAAAGGAAGGCATATACAGTACTTATATTTACAGTTGGTAATGCATTATCACCCTGCTACAGTGGTTGGTAATGCATTATCACCCTGCTACAGTGGTTGGTAATGCATTATCACCCTGCTACAGTGGTTGGTAATGCATTATCACCCTGCTACAGTAGTTCTGAACATGCATTGTCTCTCTTGTCTATTCCAAATCTACTTAAACACTACAGAAGACCATAGGGAATGCACTCATGCAGCAATCAAAAATCCCAAATTTGCAGTGATGATGAATCATACACTCATCACCTTTTCAATCCATCCAGTTTCCTTCTTTCATTCACTCCCTCTCATAGTCCAGACTACAATGCAGATGAGTCATGCACTCATttctttccatccatccatccagttgTTCATATTCTCTCAGTCCATACTGACCTTATCGGTACTGGTGGTGTGGGTTGGGTGAGTCTCTCCTGACTCCAGGCTGAGAACAGACAGACTGGAGTCAATCAGCTCTTCTGTGAAGGGAACCAAGCATTACTTACATTGCATCATAGTGATAACTATACACTGTacctatttcaaatcaaatcaaaatgtatttgtcacgtgcgccgaacacaacagtgaaatgcttacttacaggttctaaccaatagtgcaaaaaaggtgttaggtgaacaataggtaagtaaagaaataaaacgacagtaaaaagacaggctaaaTACAGGAGTGAGCCTATAAAAATAGCGAGGCTACatgcagacaccggttagtcaggctgattgaggtagtatgtatatgTAGATATGGATATTTGACAGGGACTAACCACGAACAAAACCATTGCCTACCTGTATTGCTCTTGGCATGCTCTAAAGGCTGGACAGAATTATCCTGTGGAGGGGCATCGCTGTGTGAAATGAGAAGAACAGGGCTGAGCACACCGTCATGGCCGCTTTCAGCACATTCTGTTTTGGAGGCATCAAGAAACGGAGGGCCCTCCTGACCCTGTCTATGCCCATCAGATGAGCTCTGTGCCTGGACAGCTGCAGCCTGCCGATCCCCCCAGTCCAGGGCATTACCAGCATCCTTCTGGTCGCCCTTGGGGGACTGCTTCTGCTCCTCGAACTTCTGTCCGTTTTTGATGGGGGAGGCAACTTTTAACACGCTGGTGCCCTTGGTTTCTGAGCGGGCAGAGTTCTGGGCTCCAGTACTGGGCTTCTCGTAGGCCCCGGGCCCCTTGATGAGCTCCTCTGAGAAGCGGACCTTCTTCTCTGTAGCTTGAGGGGGCGAGGCCTCAGCCTTCCCCTGTCTGGATGTCCCGTCCTCCAGGGGGTCGGCTGGGGCCTGAGCTGTCTCGGCCTTGTCCAGGCCAGGACTGATCCTTCCACTCACTTTCTCGGTCTTCACCACATCCAGGGTTAGCGAAGACTCCATTTTGAGGTCACCCTCTTTGACCTCTGGAGTTTCTGCAGTGGAGTCATCTATGTCAGGGTCAGCCAAAGCATCAAGCTCTTCTAAGAATTCCTCCAAACTAGTCTTAGAGGCCTGaaggagcaaaaataaaattCCATTAGTTATATGATAAAGAAGACAAAGATGTCTTTGTTTTTCACCCAAGCACAGCTATAACATCAATGCAAAGCATTCAGTTTAAACCTCTCACCTGCAAATCCTCCCCATCCTCGCTGGCATCCCATCTGAAATATTAAAATAATTATAAGAAACATACAGAATGAGTGGTctatattcttcaaagtatcctGATAACAAAGTGAGTGCTATGAACACAGAAAATACTTTTGTTATGACATCTGTTCTGTGTGGGGTcaaagatatagagagatatgtagagagtgtgagtgagacaAAATAGAAAAGGATGATTGTAGGTACACTTACACACCTGTGTGTTTAATCATGGCTGCCCTCTGTACATCCTGAGAAATGCTCTACAGTCTACacttagaaaaagggttccaaaagggtttttaGGCTATCCCCATTGGAGAAACCTTTTgtggctccagagtggcgcagcagtctaaggcactgtatctcagtgctagaggcgtcactacagaccctggttagattccaggctgtattacaaccagccgtgattgggagtatcATAGGggttgcacaattggcccagcgtcgtccgggttagagtttgGCCTGtatagaccgtcattgtaaataagaatgtattctttaactgacttgcctagttaaataaaaaatggatcTAGGTAAAAACCCTTTTGATTCCAGGTAtagccctttttggttccaggtaaaaccattTTGGttttcatgtagaaccctttgtggaaagggttttacattgaacccaaaacggttctacatggaaccaaaaggggttttacctggaaccaacaagggttcttcaaaaTGTTATTctgtggggacagccgaagaacctttaaggttctagatataacttttttttctaagaggtAAGGCTGGTCTGAGCAGTTCTCTTCACGCTCTGGTCTTTTCCAATTAGCACCAGCAGCAAAACCTAATAACAGGCAACTGAGGCAAGAGACCACTCTGCCTGGACATACTTGACTACTCTTCCCCCTGGTCAGCTCAATCTCACAGAGGACCGCACAGCTACCAATACCTGCCTCTCAAGCTCCGCTAACAGAACCTAAAAGTAGTCTAGCCTCACCAATGGCTTCAGAGCAAAAAGTTGGAACAGTGGGCTTTTTGAAATAAAACAGAAGAATGCACAAGTGAATTAGCCGTTTTTGGTCATTTGACACGTTGTGCTCTTTAGAGTAAGTCCCAGTGTGTTTTGCATACAGCAAGACTAGTTGTGTGGTTTCCTTACATCAACACAGGCTGTTATGATTAAATCTGCTGTTACTGCCACTCACCTTCTGGCCCTCCCAGTCAGCCGGTCCTTGCCCTTGGCTTTACTGCTGACCACTGGAACATTTTTACCCCGCTTGTCTTTGCCCCACAGCTGCTGACCTGGAGATGAAAACAAGCAAAGCTAAGAGAAACAGCAGAATAGTTCTCCATAATTGGCTGATTGGTTGCTTGTACTGAGGATTTAAATGATTCAGCTGCTGGTTTCACAGTATAAAGCATTCACACTCACCCAGTGGATCAGCATTTGATTTGGGGTGACCTCTCTTTGCATTTCTTCCTCCTGGAAATCAAACAAGTTCAACAATTATTGGGTATCACTGGAAATAAGACATACTTGATTATGGTCTGACTATTCTTCAGTGTTTGAGTTGAAAATAATTTACTACAGAGTGAATTTCTCACCTCTGGCTGTAggccccctttctctctccctaggaGATTTATCTGAAAACCTAAAGAGAGACATTTAGTTTACAGTGAAATAATTAAAACCTAATACACAGCTGGGATGTTCCATTAACAGATGAACTACCAGATAACGAGGCCATGGTTTTGGTGTT
It encodes the following:
- the LOC139375276 gene encoding coiled-coil domain-containing protein 9B-like isoform X1, encoding MERPTPSDVMLKKEKDVELDKKIEALRRKNEALMKRYQEVEEDKKRAEKEGMILQSPKGKAGDLTITINKSTSDPRVVMTKPGTTGGSPTPKWVQELGERETEGNLLGSGRGRRKQLLVTMAGNTKGKRVVSERLERRPGPGPLSPLDVKSPTEDNQHRVESTARGKHQHTHTAKRDTGPQDEVGQGKCLTEERHWLSECEPYHQESERLDPAGDTDLTIPTSKVEQQEYLCWKMEREQIDRERLARHKNAKGQWRRAWDMDKTENMFSDKSPRERERGPTARGGRNAKRGHPKSNADPLGQQLWGKDKRGKNVPVVSSKAKGKDRLTGRARRWDASEDGEDLQASKTSLEEFLEELDALADPDIDDSTAETPEVKEGDLKMESSLTLDVVKTEKVSGRISPGLDKAETAQAPADPLEDGTSRQGKAEASPPQATEKKVRFSEELIKGPGAYEKPSTGAQNSARSETKGTSVLKVASPIKNGQKFEEQKQSPKGDQKDAGNALDWGDRQAAAVQAQSSSDGHRQGQEGPPFLDASKTECAESGHDGVLSPVLLISHSDAPPQDNSVQPLEHAKSNTEELIDSSLSVLSLESGETHPTHTTSTDKDASCSRWEKETTHVQVKSF
- the LOC139375276 gene encoding coiled-coil domain-containing protein 9B-like isoform X2, with product MLKKEKDVELDKKIEALRRKNEALMKRYQEVEEDKKRAEKEGMILQSPKGKAGDLTITINKSTSDPRVVMTKPGTTGGSPTPKWVQELGERETEGNLLGSGRGRRKQLLVTMAGNTKGKRVVSERLERRPGPGPLSPLDVKSPTEDNQHRVESTARGKHQHTHTAKRDTGPQDEVGQGKCLTEERHWLSECEPYHQESERLDPAGDTDLTIPTSKVEQQEYLCWKMEREQIDRERLARHKNAKGQWRRAWDMDKTENMFSDKSPRERERGPTARGGRNAKRGHPKSNADPLGQQLWGKDKRGKNVPVVSSKAKGKDRLTGRARRWDASEDGEDLQASKTSLEEFLEELDALADPDIDDSTAETPEVKEGDLKMESSLTLDVVKTEKVSGRISPGLDKAETAQAPADPLEDGTSRQGKAEASPPQATEKKVRFSEELIKGPGAYEKPSTGAQNSARSETKGTSVLKVASPIKNGQKFEEQKQSPKGDQKDAGNALDWGDRQAAAVQAQSSSDGHRQGQEGPPFLDASKTECAESGHDGVLSPVLLISHSDAPPQDNSVQPLEHAKSNTEELIDSSLSVLSLESGETHPTHTTSTDKDASCSRWEKETTHVQVKSF
- the LOC139375276 gene encoding coiled-coil domain-containing protein 9B-like isoform X3, which gives rise to MERPTPSDVMLKKEKDVELDKKIEALRRKNEALMKRYQEVEEDKKRAEKEGMILQSPKGKAGDLTITINKSTSDPRVVMTKPGTTGGSPTPKWVQELGERETEGNLLGSGRGRRKQLLVTMAGNTKGKRVVSERLERRPGPGPLSPLDVKSPTEDNQHRVESTARGKHQHTHTAKRDTGPQDEVGQGKCLTEERHWLSECEPYHQESERLDPAGDTDLTIPTSKVEQQEYLCWKMEREQIDRERLARHKNAKGQWRRAWDMDKTENMFSDKSPRERERGPTARGGRNAKRGHPKSNADPLGQQLWGKDKRGKNVPVVSSKAKGKDRLTGRARRWDASEDGEDLQASKTSLEEFLEELDALADPDIDDSTAETPEVKEGDLKMESSLTLDVVKTEKVSGRISPGLDKAETAQAPADPLEDGTSRQGKAEASPPQATEKKVRFSEELIKGPGAYEKPSTGAQNSARSETKGTSVLKVASPIKNGQKFEEQKQSPKGDQKDAGNALDWGDRQAAAVQAQSSSDGHRQGQEGPPFLDASKTECAESGHDGVLSPVLLISHSDAPPQDNSVQPLEHAKSNTEELIDSSLSVLSLESGETHPTHTTSTDKARENGKIV
- the LOC139375276 gene encoding coiled-coil domain-containing protein 9B-like isoform X4, which codes for MLKKEKDVELDKKIEALRRKNEALMKRYQEVEEDKKRAEKEGMILQSPKGKAGDLTITINKSTSDPRVVMTKPGTTGGSPTPKWVQELGERETEGNLLGSGRGRRKQLLVTMAGNTKGKRVVSERLERRPGPGPLSPLDVKSPTEDNQHRVESTARGKHQHTHTAKRDTGPQDEVGQGKCLTEERHWLSECEPYHQESERLDPAGDTDLTIPTSKVEQQEYLCWKMEREQIDRERLARHKNAKGQWRRAWDMDKTENMFSDKSPRERERGPTARGGRNAKRGHPKSNADPLGQQLWGKDKRGKNVPVVSSKAKGKDRLTGRARRWDASEDGEDLQASKTSLEEFLEELDALADPDIDDSTAETPEVKEGDLKMESSLTLDVVKTEKVSGRISPGLDKAETAQAPADPLEDGTSRQGKAEASPPQATEKKVRFSEELIKGPGAYEKPSTGAQNSARSETKGTSVLKVASPIKNGQKFEEQKQSPKGDQKDAGNALDWGDRQAAAVQAQSSSDGHRQGQEGPPFLDASKTECAESGHDGVLSPVLLISHSDAPPQDNSVQPLEHAKSNTEELIDSSLSVLSLESGETHPTHTTSTDKARENGKIV